Within Styela clava chromosome 8, kaStyClav1.hap1.2, whole genome shotgun sequence, the genomic segment TATTTCCAGTGTCTCTAATTTGTTCGGCTTACTCCACTAAATCTTCCATTGTATTGGAACTGATCGACTAGCTAGCAAATTCGACAAACCTACACCGGACATGAACATGGGGTAGGGACTATTCTAATTTATCAAGACACacataatatcaaaatgaaTGAACATCTTTGTAATTATACCAGACCTATGTCATGCAACCGCAGCAAACTCATTTAAAATGCCAGACAGGATAATTCATATACGGTAATATGTCCAGTGAATCCACTGAAAACAGTACATATGCAGTGGTGGTGCTGTTTGTTACGTGGGAACGGTGGAATGCTATATTTTGACGTTTCAGAGGTTATTACAAGTTTTCATAACAAAAAATCAGATGGGAAAGTCACCTCTTTTATAAAAGTAGTTACCTccatacacatacttctggagcgcctgaAATTCAGATCTTTATGTGAAATTGTTTACTTTCTTGTTTAAATCAAGATATGCAAGACAGGATTCAAATGAAGAAGGATAGACTTTCATTGACTGAGAGGACAGGATATTTATCAAAGTGGAGAGGAAAGTCACTAACACGTCTTAATCACATGGCACtacagcctctcgtccagttaccagccCATGTTAGATATGggatagttagccagttatttgcttCAGAGgcctggacttgatggtggagaaagtcATAACCGTCTAGTTATGTTAACCATTTAACCTTGATGAGGAGTCCGGCAATCCTCTCCCACATAATTATCAACCATAATGGCCGGTACAGAATTTTCATTTGAACTACAATAAAAATCTGTTCACAGATTAATATCAATACATTCTTAAAACATACAATAGATTTTTGGATTTTGGCCTCCCACATCTTATGCTCCTCTTCTCTATGATATATTAACTTCCATACTCCTAATGCAGCTATCACAAGAACAATGAACACAGCGATTATCAGAACAATATACTTCCAAATATACTGTGAAGGATGCACCTGTTCTTGATCGTCTGGAgcactaaaaattttaaatgataGTTCTGGGTATATCCAATATTCACAAAATCAGCAGTACACATCATTACTAATTCATATTCCCAATCCTTTaaaggtaaaatattttattcaatacattataattataaaaaaaaaatttattgagtTATGTAGTAAATGAGTCATGTTTCAATAATATTGGTGCATTCAAAATTGATAATCCATCTAAATCACATACCAGTAATTAGTTTCATCACCAGCAGCCAGATGTAATATATGAATTCTCCCATAACCTGTTGATAAATTATCGAAGTGTGTTTGATCAATCCAGTAAGTAGTCTCTGTACTTTCAAATTTACAGTCATCTGCAGAATATATTCGTCAGTAAGTGGGAATGCATGAAATATATGACAAATGACCCAAATACTGTTATGATGAAAGTACAAACAGATTCCATGATACATGTTTTATACCCGCATTTGTTCCCAAACCGATAACATTCATTAAACAAGGTCTTAAATTGCCCTACCCCATCAGAATGAACATAAGATTTAAATTCTATCTTAACACTTTTATGCAAGCTTGAATCCCAAAAAATTGATATGAATGATCAATGCTGTGTGCAATTGGTATAGGGACTATAGGCAGTCTGAAGCGGTCGGCtctataaaaattgaattatgaCAACTACCGTGACTCAATAGATCTGAACGTATAAGGGATCCTTTAATGGTATTCAACACCTTTGCTCTCAGTAGATGAGATTCTTAAGTGGGATTTGTGTGAAAATATGTATTACACGTTACACCCTTGACGCCTGGGCATATGATGACGACTCGTTCCAAGTCCCGAGATTAGTTACCTGCAacccagtctggatttcatggccttttcgaacgagaaatcgggcgtgcaatcagaaattcccgagtgcaaataagaatttctggcgtgcaattatagctcacggcgtgcaaaacaactgcgcccgcTAAACTGATTTCGAActaagatacctctcaatacatccgcgtaaaaataagttggatcatagcaaaaatggacggttgacctttgacccccaaaacatcatttctatattttgtcactaattttgagagtgtttgtgcgactttagataccagtactgttcagtacatccatgtaaaattattgtattaaaaatacgctgaatcagagccataACTGGCCAGCGTCGGTGAGGAGGCGATttttctcacgggattcctatcattcaacacgatatggtgatttttgcttcgcatttttcgatcaggccaaatcttgcaagcaagtattagtcgacaattgtaaagttataattttttggcatctttatattactagattattgatttaaaaactatttaaaccgatttacattggtgagcaattgcaaattttcggcgtgcaaaattgaattcgctcgcgtgcatttttgtggagcgctagcgccctcgggcgtgcatctgccatggaatccagtctggcctGCAACAATGACATGCCCAAAATTTGCTTCCATGGTCATTGGAATGTCAAGGGTAAGCAAGTAATTCACTACCTGCATAAGCAAcagaaatataattaaattataaccTAACCTTTGTATATTCCACGAAACtgtttattcaaattgaataaatGATTGCATTCGTTTGTGGAACAATGAATCAGGCTTTTATTGCACGTTGGTGAATAACTTCGGAGTCCAGTTGCGTTACAGGTGATATGATCTGTGCCATTCGCATAACATTTGTATGAATTGTTGCACACAAAATCAGCATCAGCAAAAATACATACTTCCACATAGATACAACTTTCATCACTTGGATTCACACCATGTTTAAATTGATTACATGTTGTCATGTTCTGCATTAATGCTTTTCGACGAAGACAATCTAGTTCAACTTTATCAACATGACAATACTGTCTGTTATAATTGAGATCATCACAAGTTTCATTTACTgttttcaaatatggaataGCGAAACATATTTCCAGTATCATCAACATGCTATGAAAAACATAAAACCTTGAAGCATGCCATGTTGAGTACATTTTTCCAGTATTTTAGTCTTTACATATGCATGCTTaattttatctgaaatattttaaacaagttAAAAAAACATTGGTCAGTATGTTTCAAGAAGTATTACCCTCAAACATTATTCCCATTGTTGTCATAAATTCTACGACTTCAACACTGGTAATAACCATTCCAATCAAAATGCAATTTGTTAATCCAttacataattaaaaaatttaacatCTCACTTAATAAGATTATTGGATGTTTAAGTCCGCGATTTTTAACCAGTCTTACGTGAAACAACTTCAAGTACCCTGTATTTTACCAGTATCTCTGATCGGCatattttatatagaaaaatagaaatCAATTATTATTCATTTGGTTTTTAGGGGAGTATGTTACCCAACACTTTAGAATAAAATCCCCGTTTTTTTGTTACTAGCCCCCATCTTAGATATTTCTCTCTTTGATGGTTCAGCTTTTTCTGGCCTGAGCTTGACTAACTTTTATTTGTACTTTATCGCACTGTCAGACTGTGTAGCACTGAATGTGTTTGAATCTTTTTTCAACTCCAAGGTGCTAAGATGATGTTTTTTATGTCATTCCCTCTCCGTGAAAAAGAAATAGAGATAAAAATCCAAATATTTATTGGGTGGACTGTTTATTTTTTAACGATTCAAAATCTTCAATTGGTTTCTCGCTACAATTTATGATATAAAAGTTATTTGCGCAAAGCTCAAAAAGCAATAAAAGTATAACAAATCAGTAAATAAGTATGGTACCGGGtacagtaccgtaccggtacttaACAATATCATCAATGTAGTTTAATGAAATATTACccattccaataaattgtcattaCAATCAGCCCTCTTCTAATTCAGTACCGGTAATTTACACTTGATGATTGTACAAGAGGACCTACGGCAcggatcattttgttattactgtattatggtGGTAGACCTACCggttgtacggtaccggtactgcacTATCACTATGAATCTCCCATAGTCTACTCCCAgatgttttcaatatatttttaaacacaaaattcaatattaataCCCGTACcgtattacaaataaaatattctatataaaaACAGTCGAGCGTCGCACGTTTTATACGAAAAAGGGTTTACCAATGTCTAACTACAGAACTATTCTAACATGCGTTCCCAACacctctgtgaagctagcagcaaaacacgaaattgtgactgacagaatcgcagaaaatacccacgcgtaaaaataaatgttcccaatgatttttaagagaaagtgtatattttgattagtttcacaatagcaattaaagcaaaacaatcattaattacactcctcgtattgttaatatatagtatacaagctaaagcgactgttacagtgcacagaatttttttacaattctttgagagatgtttaaaaatgactgaattttcgtAGTGTAACATGGTCGTTTcatgaaaacctccaataaaggcagcattgcaacaccattggtgaaaagtagaaacctcaaagattcgatttcaatatgtcagaacagtctcagcacgttttgacttgaccatatataatactaaacatagcatataattttcaattttatcaactatgtagatgtaacatatttaaaaacggtttggtatttaaacaaaattcactggataattcatcaaatacttttctctcttggtcatatatcacaactgtacgttcattaaacttggaataagtggcaaatctaaaaataacaaaaaatgattttacgccctcttgtggattttttttggaatttcaaaaaaatatcgtttttgaaagggcgatttctcaaaaaccgccaataaaggcagcactacgacacattcggagaaaagcagataccttatagatttgatttcattatgtcagaacagtagcagcatgttttgacttggccatatataataccaaacacagcgtgtattcaaaaagttataaacaatgcagacgtaacatattcaaaaaacgtttggtatttcaactaaatttactagataaattatcaaacatcttcttttcttggacatacatatatactgtacgttcattaaact encodes:
- the LOC120345304 gene encoding uncharacterized protein LOC120345304 isoform X1, which produces MYSTWHASRFYVFHSMLMILEICFAIPYLKTVNETCDDLNYNRQYCHVDKVELDCLRRKALMQNMTTCNQFKHGVNPSDESCIYVEVCIFADADFVCNNSYKCYANGTDHITCNATGLRSYSPTCNKSLIHCSTNECNHLFNLNKQFRGIYKDDCKFESTETTYWIDQTHFDNLSTGYGRIHILHLAAGDETNYCAPDDQEQVHPSQYIWKYIVLIIAVFIVLVIAALGVWKLIYHREEEHKMWEAKIQKSICKIITDVEGALDVDSIIFTPEEPEPVPREGVSLPCSREKISNVAGNGLDPASAYECIFPDSNRDSRRIHSHDNPIYSGVSESGMYANSSISSLSESVWSKGDDVLATDSDTASGYSGKLASDMPFSGSSSFSPVSNMDMIKLDPISETESVKDEHEGFRASEISNLIDSIGVEETGTSEDKDPIQELFLNSKQMDNPTYFG
- the LOC120345304 gene encoding uncharacterized protein LOC120345304 isoform X2; amino-acid sequence: MYSTWHASRFYVFHSMLMILEICFAIPYLKTVNETCDDLNYNRQYCHVDKVELDCLRRKALMQNMTTCNQFKHGVNPSDESCIYVEVCIFADADFVCNNSYKCYANGTDHITCNATGLRSYSPTCNKSLIHCSTNECNHLFNLNKQFRGIYKDDCKFESTETTYWIDQTHFDNLSTGYGRIHILHLAAGDETNYCAPDDQEQVHPSQYIWKYIVLIIAVFIVLVIAALGVWKLIYHREEEHKMWEAKIQKSICKIITDVEGALDVDSIIFTPEEPEPVPREESVWSKGDDVLATDSDTASGYSGKLASDMPFSGSSSFSPVSNMDMIKLDPISETESVKDEHEGFRASEISNLIDSIGVEETGTSEDKDPIQELFLNSKQMDNPTYFG